The segment CCGAGGCGGCCTCGAAGATGGCGACAGCGCGCCCGGCCTGGAGGTACTCGAAGTAGGCCACGCGTACGTCGCGCGCGAGCGCCCGCCGGAACGCCTCGACCTCGGCCTCCCTCGACGCGACGAGGTGGCGGTTGAGCCGGACGGCGGCGCTCAGGCGCGGCTGGTAGAGCGGCTGCACGACCCGAAGCCGCGTGTCCTGCTCCTGGTCGCGCAGAAACTCGATCTCTTCGTTGGCGAGCGTCGGGAACGCGGGGTCCTGGCCCTCGGCGGCGAGGAGGTCGTTCAGCGTACCGTAGACCGGGTTAAGCAGGTCGCCGAGCGGGAGGTTGACCGTGCGGCCCCCGCCCGCGCGGGAGAACCGGGCCTCGACCGAGAGCGCGGGGAAGAACTGTCGCCGCGCCGCCGCAAGCGCGTGGCGGCTCGCGGCGAGGTCGAACGCCCGCTGCTGGAGCGCGAGGTTGGCCCCGAGGGCTTCCTCGACGTAGGCGTCGAGGCGCTGCTGGGCGTCGGAAGCCGAGCCGGGCTGGGCTGCGAGTGGGGCTGCTGCCAGGAGCGCGGTCAGGCTGAGCGCGGCGAGCCGGAGCGTGAGGAGGGGCAGGGAGCGTCGGTGCATGTTGGCTTTGTGTCGCTGAGTGACAGAGTGTCAACAAATGAGGCAAAAAAAGGGCTAGCTCGGGCGCAGCATGAGGTCCGCCATCTCGAAGGCGTGGCCCATCAGCGCCTCGCTGTCGAAGCCGAACTGCTGCTCCAGCATCGCGTTTTTCATCGAGCCGACCTGGATCATGCCGTGGATGAACCCCCACAGCGTGACGGCCGTCTTGGCGGGGTCGAGGTCGGGGCGGATAGAGCCGTCGGCCTGCCCGTGGGCAATCGCGCCGATCATCGTCTCCATCGTACTGTGGCTCGCGCCGAGCATCGCCGCCTCGTGGTGCTCGGCCTCGTCGGGGTCGAGTTCCCGGGTCTCGAACCGGGCGAGGGCCTCGAAGAGCACCGGCCGCTCGTAGGCGAAGGTGATGTACGCGTGCCCGACCGCGCGAATCTGGCTGATCCCCTCCTCGTGCGCGGCGACGGCTGCCTGGAACCGGCTGGTGAGCTCCGTCATCGCCTGGTGAGCGAGCGCGTTGAAGAGGTCGATTTTGTCCTGAAAGTAGACGTAGACGAGGCCTCGGCTGAGGCGGGCGGCCTCGGCGATGTCACCCATCGTGAGCGCGTCGAGGCCCTTGCGGCCGATACTGTGCTCGGCGGCGTCGAGGATCGACTGGCGGCGCTGCTCCTTTTCTTCGGCGCGGCGCTGGGCGGTGAGCGAGGGCTGGGTCATCGGAGGTTGTCTGTCTGCAATGAAGTATAGTCATTCTTTGACATAATGTCAACAAGGGGGCAGATATTTCTGGCGCGCCACGGGCACCGCCACCTCCGCGCGCCCGACGCAAGAGGCCCTGCCGACGTGTGCCGACAGGGCCCCGCTGCTCAGGTGCACTGTCTGGCGGCGAGGTCATCGCCCGGCAGCACCTAGCGGATCAGCACGAGTTTCCGGGTCGCCTCGTCGCGCGCAGTGGCCACGCGGAGGAGGTAGACTCCGCTGGGGAGACTACCGGCGCGGAAGGGCACCGTGTGGAGGCCGCTTGCGAGTACCCCGTCCACCAGCACAGCGACGCGCTCGCCGAGGAGGGTGTAGACGGCGACGTGGGTGTGCACCGAGGCGGGCAAGCGGAAGCGCACCGTCGCTCGGTCCCGCAGCGGGTTCGGCGCTGCCTGGAGCAGCACCACCCGGTCGCTCACGTCCTCGGGCTCCACGTCGGTGGCAGCGGCGACGGTGAACGTGATGGCGAGCGCCGTCCCGGCACCGCCCGACGCGTTCGCGCCCTCGAACGGCGTTGCCGTCAACTCGTACGCCCCCGGTGCTGGCGTCCACGGGTTGTAGTCGCCCTCGGCGTCGCCGGCAAGGGCGTAGGGCGCGCTGTTCTCCGTTTGGTAGTTTGCGTCGTCGTTCAGCCGGAACCGGACGCTCCCGACCACCGCAGGAACCGTGTTCGCGCGCACGTTGATGTGGGCCGGCATCTCTCCAACCACGAGCCGGTCTCCGTCCGCAAGCGGCCCCACGTCCTCGTCCGTGTCGGCGTCGACGAGGGTGAAGCTGGCGACGGCGACCGACGCGCTGCCGCCCGCTCCGGTGAGCGCTACGGTCGTCGTCGGCGTGTCCGGGTCGTCGCTGGCGATGCGGAGCGTGGCGCTCTTTCCGCCTTCGGAACTTGGGCTGAACGCGACCTCGGCCGCGGCCTCCCCGCCGGGGCCGAGCACGACCGGCGACGGGTCGGTCGCCAGCTCGAAGTCGGCTGCGTCGGGGCCGCCGAGCGCGAGCGACTGGACCGTCAGCGGAGCCGTGCCGGTGTTGCGGAGGCCGAGCGTGCGCGTGACCGTCTCGCCCACCTCGACGGCGCCGAAGTTGAGCGTGCCTGGTGCGATGCTGAGGTTCGGCGCGTCGGGGGCGTCGGTGCGGGTGAGGAGCGCGACCCAGTCCTCGGACGGGCTGCCCGGCGGCGTACCGAGCGACTGGTCCGCCCCTTCGCTCACGGTCGGGACGCTACCGCTCTGGAGCGCGCCCCCGTTCCGGGGGTCGAACCACGCGACGGTGTATGTCCCGGCGGGGATGTCGAAGGCGTCGGTCCCGTCGGGGAGGTAGACGGCCGCGACGAACCAGCCGTCGTCGGGCGCGTCCTGGGCGAAGAGGTAGGTGTCGCCGTCGGCCCCAACGGACGAGGCACGGACCGTCGCCATCTCGGTGAACGGGAGGTGGTCATGCATGAACGAGACCGCGTAGCGGGTGTAGTCCCAGAGCCGGTCGCGGCTGCGGAAGTCTTCGAGGTCGAGGTCGTTGTGGGGCCGGCTGTAGCCGAAGTACCACTCGACGCCCGCGCCGCCGGCGAAGAGGTTGGCCCAGAGCGCCTCGCCGCGGCAGGCGCGGTGGTTGTTGCCCGCCCCGTCGGGCGAGCACCCGACCGTCGCGTTGCCCGGCTCGTCGAGCGTGACGACCCACGGCCGCCCGGCGTCGGCGGAGCGGCGGACCCACTCCTCGCTCGGCCCGTAGCCGTTGTTCATCCCGCCGAGCTGGAGGCTCGGGCCGTCCAGGTTCGGGAACCCGAGGAGCGGGCCGAACACGGCCTCGTGGTCGCCGGGGTAGGTGTGGACCACGATCGGGTGGGCGTAGGGGTCGAGCGCGCGGACGTAGTCGGCGAAGGCGCGGCGCTGAGCGTCGGTGTTGGTGTTCTCCTCGCCGAGGTTCCACACGAGGGCCGGGTGGTAGCCGAAGCGGGCGACGAGTTCGCGGTAGTAGAGCTTGCGCTCGGTCCCGAGGTCGCCGCCGTTGAGGAGCTGGTCGTTCTCGGTCTCCTGGGTAAGCACATGGAGCTTCACGCCCCGGGCCGTCATGTGGCGGAGGACGACGTCCCACTGCGCGAGCTTCGAGACGTCGAAGCGGCGGCGCTCGCCGTAGGCCGTCCACGGGTAGACCTCGCGGCCGTCGCCCTGCACGTTCATCGTGATGAAGTACTGCGAGTTGACGCCCTCCGAGGCGAGGTAGTTGACCGCGCCGACGATCCGCTTGCCCTTGCCGCCCTGCCACGTCGGGTCGCCGCTCTGCCAGTCGCCGAGGTGGGGGTCGTAGCGGTGGAGGCCGTCGGTGAGGTCGTTGCCGCTGCCGCCGTTGTCCTGGGTGTTGTCGAACTCGTAGTAGCCGAGGAAATTCTCGGGGCTGTCGGCACCGCCCTTGATGAAGTACGAGCCGTCGTCGAAGCGGAGGTAGTGCTCGCCGACGTAGCGGAGCACGCCGCGTCCTCGGAAGTCGGGCGCGCTCTTGTCGGTCTCACCGACGGCGAACGACCCGGCGAGGCCATCGAACGCGGTCGGCGTCCCGGCCCCCGGGCTCAGGCTGACAGCGACGTCGGTGCCCTCGCGGAACGAGGCGGCGAACGTGTGGGTCCCCGTCTCGGCCGGGGTGTAGATCGCGCGCCATTGGTCGCCGGCGGCCGCGCTCGTCTCGGCCGCGTCGCCGTCGGCGGCGAAGAAGCCCGGGACGACGTGGACGGCCCCGCTTGGCGCCGTCACCGCGACGTTCAGGCGGTAGCGGAGGAAGGGGTTCGCACTGTCGCTCTCGCTGACGTCCGGCCCGGTGAAGGTGAGCGAGACCGGGTGCCACCGCTTCAACTCACCTTCGACGACCACGTCTCCCCCGCCGGAGTCCCCGTCGCGCGGCGACTCCGGGTTGTCGAGGTCGAGGGCGTCGCCGCTGCCGACGGAGCTGTGGTAGAGGACGAGCCGGTCGAGGAGGTGACCGTCGGAGCGGCCGGAGACACGGACGGTGTAGGTCCCCGGCGCGTCGAAGCGGGCGAAGAGGTCGTGGGCGTCGTTGTCGCTCGTGCGCGTGCTCCAGGTCCAGTCCGTGGTGCCGCTGGAGTAGGCCTTGAACCACCCGCCCGAGCCGGACCCGTTGGGCACGTCGCCCGTGCAGTCGTTCTGGGCCGGGTCGTAGCCCTTCGGGCAGACGATGCTGCCGTTGCCCTTCTCGCCGTAGAAGGCGTCGGCGTCGATCTTGAGCCACGAGTCGTTGTGCTCGGTCGCGTTCGAGCCGAAGCCGACCTTGCTCCGCCACTGGAAGCGGTAGGTGCCGGCCTGGCTGATCCGGACGGGGAAAGCCATCGTGCCCTGGCCGGGGTTGCCGTAGTTGTTGCCGTCGTCCCACTGGAGGTAGCGGCCGCCGGTAGCGCCGGGGAACGCCGGGTGGTCGCTGTCGGCCTCGTCCGGCATCAGCCGCCAGCCGTCGGGGTGGCCGCCGCCCGGGACGAGTTCCGTCTCGGCCTCGATGACGACAAGGCCGCCGGTTTCGAGGAAGGGCGCCTGCGCGGTGCTGGAGGGCGCGAGCAGAAGCAGGGCGGACCCTGCGAGGAGGACGAGGACGCTTCGGCTCAAACGTCGATCAGGACAAGTCATCGTTACCGTGGTAGGCTTGTGGTGGAAGTCGTAGCCCGCTCAGATACAGCGTCTTGGGCGTGAGCGAGGCATGCGGACAAGCCATCGCCTCTCCCAGCGGCCCGCTTAATCAGCTAGGCCGTGCGGGTCGAAACGGCAACCGAGCAGCCGACTCAAGCCGCCGGGAGCCAGGGCGCGCGGTTTTCGAGCCCGCTCAGCATTCCCTGACCCATCAGACTTCGCCCCCCACCGGATGCGGTCTTTTGGAAAGAGCCAAGCTGCGAAGCCTCGAACACCGAGCGGCGTGCGCTACCGTTCGAAGCCGGGTTGCTGCGTCCCGGCAGGCTGTGCCGGCCCGGCGGTGTCTTCACCAAGTTTCCCCCTCAGGCGCGCGGCGCGGGCTGCGTATATTCTCGCCCTGCGTTCGCGCAGCCCTCCAGGCCGGGTAGCTCAGGTGGTAGAGCAACGGACTGAAAATCCGTGTGTCGGCGGTTCGAGTCCGTCCCCGGCCACCTCCCCAGATGCTAAGTCGCCCGGCGAGTTCCGCCGCTCGCAGGTGTGGCTCGGCGGGCGGTGCCCGAGCCAGGCGACGTTCGTACCACCTCCGCCCGGTGAGGTGATGGGACGTCTCAATCCGTTCGGGCACTTCTTCCACGACCCGGACTACCCCGTACTGCTGAAAGCGGGCCTCGCGCATGTTCAGTTCGAGACGATCTACCCCTTCCTCGACGGCAACGGGCGCGTCGGGCCGCTGCTTATCACCTTGCTGCTACGCGAGCAAGACGTGCTGACAGAGCCGGTACTCTACCTCAGCCTCTACTTCAAGACGAGCCGGCAGGCGTACTACGATCACCTCCAGCGCGTCCGCACTGAAGGCGACTGGGAAGGCTGGCTCTGGTACTTTCTCAGGGGCATCCGGGACACGGCCCGCGAAGCCCTCCAGACGGCGCAGGAGGCGCTCGCTCTCTTCGACGCAGACCGAGGCAAAATCGAGGTTCTTGGGCGCGGTGCGGCGTCAGCACGCGCCGTCTTCGAGATGCTTCAGCGGCATCCCCTCACGACGATTCCCGCTGCGACCGAGCGGCTCGATTTGAGCTACCCGACGGTGCGGGACGCGCTCGGGCGCCTCGAAGGGGTCGGCATCGTGAAGGAGGTGACGGGCGAGGACCGGGGCCGACTCTACGTGTATGATCATTACCTGCGTCTCCTGGGCAAAGACACCGAGCCGCTCTAGCCCACGCGGGCGAAGCCGAGGCTTTCGGAAGCGGTGCGGATCACGCAGTCATGGCGTCTGCAAGATCGACGAGGTTGGGGTTCTGCTGGCGGACGAGGTTCCATTTCCAGTCGCGGTGCCAATTCTTGAGCTGCTTCTCGCGCGCAACCGCGTCGTTCGCGTCTCGGAACGTCCCGACCCAGAGCAAATCCCGGACGCGGTAGCGTTTCGTGAAGCCCTCAACGCGCCCCGCCTTGTGCTCTGCTACCCGCCGCGTCAAGTCGTTCGTCATCCCGACGTAGAGGACCGTCCGCCGTCGGTTCGACAAGATGTAGACATAATAGCGATGCACTTTCATCAGTCCGTTTCTCTCTCCTTCATGTCATCCCGAACTTGTTTCGGGATCTGAGGCTCATGCCATCCCTCACGAGACCCTGAAACGAGTTCAGGATGACAAGAGAGTGTTCAGGATGACAGGAGGGGGTAGAGTACTGTAATAGACGCCTTGGTCCACTCGGCGTAATCCGGCTACTCACCCTACGCGGGCGAAGCCGAGGCTTTTGGGGGCGGTGCGGGCGAAGGCGCGGCGGGTCTCGACGTGCTCGGCCTGCCGGAGGTCGGGGTCGCGCTCGACGAGGGCGAAGGCGGCTTCGCGGGCAAGACTTAGTAGTTCGGCGTCGCGGACGACGTCGGCGAGTTTGAAGGCCGGGAGGCCGGACTGGCGGGTGCCGAAGAAGTCGCCCGCGCCGCGGAGCTTGAGGTCGGTCTCGGAGATCACGAAGCCGTCGTCGGTGGCGAGCATGGCTTCGAGGCGCTCCTCAGCCTCGGCGGAGCGCTTGTAGTCGGCCATGAGGAGGCAGTAGCTCTGCTCCGCGCCCCGCCCGACGCGGCCCCGAAGTTGGTGGAGCTGCGAGAGCCCGAAGCGCTCGGCGTGCTCGATCACCATCACGGTCGCGTTCGAGACGTCGACGCCAACCTCGATCACGGTCGTGGCGACGAGGATGTCGGTCTCGCCCGACTTGAAGCGGTCCATCGCCTCCTCCTTCTCGTAGGCGAACATCCGCCCGTGGACGAGGTCGACCCGGTAGGGCCGGAACCGCTCCTGAAGATTCTCGAAGCCGGTCTCTGCGTCTTTGAGGTCGAGCTTTTCCGACTCCTCGACGAGGGGGTAGACGACGTAGGCCTGCCGCCCGGACCGGAGCTGGTCCTTGATGAACGCGTAGGCTTCCTCGCGGCGCTTCTCGGTGTAGAGCTTGGTCTGGATCGGCTTGCGCCCGGCCGGCCGCTCGTCGATGACGGTCACGTCGAGGTCGCCGTAGACGGTCATCGCGAGCGAGCGGGGGATGGGCGTCGCGGTCATGAGGAGCATGTGCGGGCGGGAGCCTTTGCGGAACATCCGCGCGCGCTGCATCACCCCGAACCGGTGCTGCTCGTCGACGACAGCGAGGCCGAGGTTCTGGAACTCGACCGTCTCCTCGATGAGCGCGTGGGTCCCGACCGCGACCGCCGCGCGGCCTTTTTTCAGGTCGCCCAGGATCTCCTCGCGGAGCTTCTTCCGCTGCCCGCCGATGAGCAGCCGGACCTCGACCCCGAGCGGTTCGAGGTAGTCTTTGAGGTTGGCGTAGTGCTGCTCGGTGAGGATCTCGGTCGGGGCCATGAAGGCGCTCTGGAAGCCCGAGTCGAGCGCCTGCATCATCGCCGCGACGGCGACGACCGTCTTCCCGCTCCCGACGTCGCCCTGGACGAGGCGGTTCATCTGGGTCCCGCTCATCGTGTCGGCCGCGATGGCCTCGACGGCCCGCTGCTGCGCGCCCGTCAGCGTGAACGGCAGCACCTCGGTCACGAACTGCCGCGCGAACTCGCCGGGTGCACGGAAGGCTGGACCGGCGACCTCGGCGCGCTGTTCGCGCGTGAGGGCGAGGAGGAGCTGGAGGAAGAACAACTCCTCGAACTTCAACCGCCGCATCGCCCGGCCGAGCTCGCCCCGGTCCTTCGGAAAGTGGATCGCCCGGAGCGCGACGTTGCCGGGGATGAGATCGTACTCCTCGCACACCCAGTCCGGCAAGACTTCGGGAATCTCGAGGCCGTGCTCCTTGATAAGGCCGTAGACGAGCCGCCGGAACGCCCGGCTGTTGAGGCCGACTTTTTCGAGCGCCGCGCCGCCGGGGTAGAGCGGGATGATGCGGCCCGTGTCGAGCGCCGCGCCCTCGTCGTCGAGCCGGTCGAAGTCAGGGTGGGCAAGGGAGAAGGTGCGGCCGTACTGCTCGGGCTTGCCGTGGAAGGCGAAGCGCCCGCCGGTCTCGAAGAGGCGCTGGATGTAGGTAGCGCCCCGGAACCAGACGCACTTGAGGGTGCCGCCGGAGGCGTCCTGGACGCGGAGTTCGAGCCGCCGCTTGCCGCCGCGCCCGGGGATCATCCCCTTCGCCTGGACGACCCCGACGACGGTCACCGGCTCGCCGGCCACGAGCTGGCGGATCGGGGTGACGGTCGAGCGGTCGAGGTAGCGCCGGGGGTAGGTGCGGAGGAGGTCGCGGAAGGTCTGGACGCCGGCCTTGCGCAACGGCTCGGCCCGCCGCTTCCCGACGCCCTGTAGTTCTTCGATGTCGGTGTCGAGGACGCTCACGTGCGGGGAGAGGGGAGAAAAGAGACGGCGGCAGGCGTGCGTGCCTGCCGCCGTATGGTACGCCTCGCGCGCGTGGTCTTCAACCCGCCGCCTGCGCTACGCCGACGGCTCGGAGGTGGCGTAGTAGAACCGGGCGTCGGTCACCTTGCCGTCCTTCCACACATAGCGCTCGACCTCTTCCAGGTTGGTCCGCTTGCCGTCGGCGAACGTCGCGTCGAACCAGGACTCGATCATGGACACGCCCGCGTCCTCGTTGGCGGTGACGACGTGGATGCCGCCGCCGTGCACCTCGCGGATCGACCCGAAGAACTCGGCCATGCGGCCGAGCTGGGTCTCGCGGCCCTGGGCGGTCTCACCGGTCGCCTCGGTGATCGTCACGTCGTCGGCGTAGTAGGTGTCGATGGCCTCTTTCCACTGGCCGGAGTCGGCGAGCTGGGCGAGGTCGTGGGTCATCTCAAGGATAGAAGGCATGGTAAACGAGAGGTAGGAGAATGGGAACGGTTGGTGCCGGGCAGGAAGCAGGAGACCCTCGCGGCAACCGCAATAAACACTGGAGCGGTGACACATGCGTGTCATACAAGCTGAGCTGCAACTCGAATCCGTTCGGGGGCTTCGCCCGGCCCGCTCTTAACTCGATTCTGCGCACGGCCGACACTCAGGCGACGCTCCTCCACTCCAAGCCGCTACTCTACCCAATGACGAACGAGCCCGCCCGGGACGAGACCTCCTCAACGGAGCCGCAGCCCAACGGTTCGGCAGCACCGGACGGGAGGGGTAGCTCCAGCCCGCCGCTACCGGACGCGATCAGCGAACTGCCGGATGCCATCAGCGAACTGCCCGCTTCCATCGGCGACCAGTTCGACGTGGCTCCGTCGGACACCGAGCTAGCGGCGGAGGCGTTCTCGCCGCTCAACGTCGAGGACCGGGTGGTGATCTCGCTGCTGTTCAACGAGGCGATCCGCGTGGAGCACGTCGAGCGGGCGTGGCACCGGCGGCACGAGCTAGCGCAGGAGGGGACGCCGGTCAAGCTCTGGCGCGCCCTGGCCATGGACCCGAGCCTCGACGCGTCGATGGTCTACGCCGAGGCGGCCAACGTCTTCGCGTTCAAGACCACGCAGTTCGCTAAAGACGCTGTCCTGGCCTGCATCCGCAAGGTGGAGGACCTGTTCTCGTCGGAGCAGTGGAGCCAGATGCAGGCGCTGAAGGTGTTGCCGGCGGCGGCCAGCGAAGAGCAGCAGGACGCGCCGACGCGCCGGGCAGCCGACAGAAAAAGGCCGGGCCGGGGGGCCACAGAGGCGCGGCCCGTCGGGCGCTGGATCTTCATCACCCACGACCCGACGAACCCGGAGATCCACCGCTTCCTCAACAAGCTCCACCTCCAGTCCTACGACCTCCAGTACGCCCCGGAAGACCTCCTCGCCGAACTCACCGAGGAGTCCGGCGTCAGCGAGAACGTGGTCCGCAACGAGTACCTGGAGAAGGTGCAGGAGAGTTCGGAGTACGCCTTCGACTTCGGGCTCGAGGCCGACGACGCGCCGCTCGTGGAGGACGAGGAGCTCGAAGCCGAGATCAACCGGAGCGCGCTCATCAACCTGTTCGAGGCTGCGCTTTTCGAGGGCGTGCGGCGCGGGGCCTCCGACGTCCACATCTGCCCCAACGAGGACGGCTACATCAGCATCAACTTTCGCGTTGACGGCGACCTCGCCCAGTGGTACGTCGAGGACAAGGCCCCGCCCGAGGCGTTCCTGGCTGTCGCCAAAGACCGGAGCCGCAACGTGGACCGGTTCGAGCGCGAGAAGGGCCAGGACGGCTTCATCCAGCGCACCGTCGACGGCACCCTCATCCGCTACCGCGTCTCGGTCCTCCCGATCGCGCACTCCGACCAGGAGACGCGCCACGAGAGCATCGTCATCCGCATCCTCGACGACAGCAAGGTCGTCGACAACCTCGACAAGCTCGGGCTCGGCGAGCGGGGGCTCCAGCTCTTCAAGGAGGCCATCCGGCAGCCGCACGGGATGGTCATCCTGACCGGCCCCACCGGCTCGGGCAAGTCGACGACGCTCTACGCTGCCCTCCACGAGGTCCGCTCCCCGAAGCGCAACGTCCTCACCGTCGAGGACCCCGTCGAGTACGTCCTTCCCGGCATCCGGCAGATCAAGGTCAGCCACAAGCTCTCGGTCAAGGAGGCCCTCCGCTTCATCCTCCGCCACGACCCCGACGTGGTGATGGTCGGCGAGATGCGCGACCAGGACACGGCCGAGCTCGGCATCAAGCTCGCCAACACGGGCCACCTGACGTTCTCGACGCTCCACACGAACGATGCCCCGAGTGCCGTCAGCCGCCTCTACAAGATGGGCGTCGAGCCCTTCCTAATCGCCCACTCCGTCACGCTCGTCGCGGCGCAGCGCCTCCTCCGGGTGCTCTGCCCGGCCTGCAAGCAGCCCGACCCCGACCCGGACCTGGAGACGCTCCGGCGCATGGGCTTCCAGCCCGGCGAGGGCGAGACCTTCCTCCGCGCCGCCCCCGCCTCGGGCTGCAAGAACTGCAACGGCAACGGCTACCGGGGCCGCCGCGCCGTAGCCGAGGTGATGGCGATGACGAAGCCCATCCGCGAGCGCATCATCCAGGCCGAAGGCAACCTCGACGAAGACGCCCTCCGCGACGCGGCCGTGGCCGACGGGATGACCACGCTCAAGGACGCCGCGTGGGCCGTCGTCCGCGAGGGCGAGACGAGCATCGAGGAGATGGTCCGCGTCGTCGGCGTGCTACACTGACTACGAGCCCTGCCGCTTTCAGACTGTGTCATCTGGTCCGTACCGGTCAAAGGTCCACCGGAGCGGATTGTCGGCGATATACCGGCGAGCGACGCCCAGTTCGCGCTCGTCCCGCAGGACGCGCTCGTGGTAATTGCGCTGCCAGACCACCACCCCCGGCGTCCCGCGCGCCGCGTTGACCCGTTTCGTGACGGCGGATTTGAACCCGGCGACAAGCGCCCCCAACGATTTTGGCGGAGGTCCCGGTCGTGCGTTTGGTCCCGACCGTAGGGGCGACCGGCCGGTCGCCCCTACGCCACCGGTGGGCGTTGCGTCATCGCCGATGATGCCGAAGATCCCGTGAACGTGGTTCGGCATGACAACAAAGGCGTCCAATACGACCTCGGCCCGGATATCCCCTGTCCGTTCCCATTCCTCCCACACCATCGCCCCGAGGCCCGACAGGCACATTCCCCCGTCCACGACCTCGCCGAACAGGGGCACCTGGCCGTGCGTGCAGATCGTCACAAAGTACACCCCGTCGGCGTAGCCGTGAAACGGCAGGCGGACCGAGCGGCGGCGCTGCCGAGTCGGGTCGTAGCGGCGGGCGGGTTCGGCGAGGAGCATACCTGGTAGACACAGGTCGCCACCCGACATAACCTCACCCTGCCGAGCGCAGCACCTCCAGCGGCGGGCGTTGGAGGATCCCCCGGCTCCCGACGAGGCCAATGGCGACCGTCAGCGCGGGCACGGCGAGGAGCGCGACGAGCACGCCGCCCCACGCCGGCACGAACGGCACCTCGAACACGAGCGCCGAGAGCGCCCACCCGCCGACGAGCGCGAGGCCGACGCCTACGGCCGCCGCGAGCAGCCCGAGCAGCAGGTACTCGGCGAAGAGGATCCGGCCGACCTGCCCGCGCGCTGCACCGAGCGTTCGCAGGAGCACGCTCTCCTCGATCCGCTGGAAGCGCGAGATGAGGACGGCCCCGGCGAGGACCACGAGGCCCGTCAGGATCGAGAAGAGAGCCATGAACTGGAGCACGAACG is part of the Bacteroidota bacterium genome and harbors:
- a CDS encoding nuclear transport factor 2 family protein, encoding MPSILEMTHDLAQLADSGQWKEAIDTYYADDVTITEATGETAQGRETQLGRMAEFFGSIREVHGGGIHVVTANEDAGVSMIESWFDATFADGKRTNLEEVERYVWKDGKVTDARFYYATSEPSA
- a CDS encoding GIY-YIG nuclease family protein, which codes for MKVHRYYVYILSNRRRTVLYVGMTNDLTRRVAEHKAGRVEGFTKRYRVRDLLWVGTFRDANDAVAREKQLKNWHRDWKWNLVRQQNPNLVDLADAMTA
- a CDS encoding GspE/PulE family protein, which encodes MTNEPARDETSSTEPQPNGSAAPDGRGSSSPPLPDAISELPDAISELPASIGDQFDVAPSDTELAAEAFSPLNVEDRVVISLLFNEAIRVEHVERAWHRRHELAQEGTPVKLWRALAMDPSLDASMVYAEAANVFAFKTTQFAKDAVLACIRKVEDLFSSEQWSQMQALKVLPAAASEEQQDAPTRRAADRKRPGRGATEARPVGRWIFITHDPTNPEIHRFLNKLHLQSYDLQYAPEDLLAELTEESGVSENVVRNEYLEKVQESSEYAFDFGLEADDAPLVEDEELEAEINRSALINLFEAALFEGVRRGASDVHICPNEDGYISINFRVDGDLAQWYVEDKAPPEAFLAVAKDRSRNVDRFEREKGQDGFIQRTVDGTLIRYRVSVLPIAHSDQETRHESIVIRILDDSKVVDNLDKLGLGERGLQLFKEAIRQPHGMVILTGPTGSGKSTTLYAALHEVRSPKRNVLTVEDPVEYVLPGIRQIKVSHKLSVKEALRFILRHDPDVVMVGEMRDQDTAELGIKLANTGHLTFSTLHTNDAPSAVSRLYKMGVEPFLIAHSVTLVAAQRLLRVLCPACKQPDPDPDLETLRRMGFQPGEGETFLRAAPASGCKNCNGNGYRGRRAVAEVMAMTKPIRERIIQAEGNLDEDALRDAAVADGMTTLKDAAWAVVREGETSIEEMVRVVGVLH
- a CDS encoding choice-of-anchor D domain-containing protein, coding for MSRSVLVLLAGSALLLLAPSSTAQAPFLETGGLVVIEAETELVPGGGHPDGWRLMPDEADSDHPAFPGATGGRYLQWDDGNNYGNPGQGTMAFPVRISQAGTYRFQWRSKVGFGSNATEHNDSWLKIDADAFYGEKGNGSIVCPKGYDPAQNDCTGDVPNGSGSGGWFKAYSSGTTDWTWSTRTSDNDAHDLFARFDAPGTYTVRVSGRSDGHLLDRLVLYHSSVGSGDALDLDNPESPRDGDSGGGDVVVEGELKRWHPVSLTFTGPDVSESDSANPFLRYRLNVAVTAPSGAVHVVPGFFAADGDAAETSAAAGDQWRAIYTPAETGTHTFAASFREGTDVAVSLSPGAGTPTAFDGLAGSFAVGETDKSAPDFRGRGVLRYVGEHYLRFDDGSYFIKGGADSPENFLGYYEFDNTQDNGGSGNDLTDGLHRYDPHLGDWQSGDPTWQGGKGKRIVGAVNYLASEGVNSQYFITMNVQGDGREVYPWTAYGERRRFDVSKLAQWDVVLRHMTARGVKLHVLTQETENDQLLNGGDLGTERKLYYRELVARFGYHPALVWNLGEENTNTDAQRRAFADYVRALDPYAHPIVVHTYPGDHEAVFGPLLGFPNLDGPSLQLGGMNNGYGPSEEWVRRSADAGRPWVVTLDEPGNATVGCSPDGAGNNHRACRGEALWANLFAGGAGVEWYFGYSRPHNDLDLEDFRSRDRLWDYTRYAVSFMHDHLPFTEMATVRASSVGADGDTYLFAQDAPDDGWFVAAVYLPDGTDAFDIPAGTYTVAWFDPRNGGALQSGSVPTVSEGADQSLGTPPGSPSEDWVALLTRTDAPDAPNLSIAPGTLNFGAVEVGETVTRTLGLRNTGTAPLTVQSLALGGPDAADFELATDPSPVVLGPGGEAAAEVAFSPSSEGGKSATLRIASDDPDTPTTTVALTGAGGSASVAVASFTLVDADTDEDVGPLADGDRLVVGEMPAHINVRANTVPAVVGSVRFRLNDDANYQTENSAPYALAGDAEGDYNPWTPAPGAYELTATPFEGANASGGAGTALAITFTVAAATDVEPEDVSDRVVLLQAAPNPLRDRATVRFRLPASVHTHVAVYTLLGERVAVLVDGVLASGLHTVPFRAGSLPSGVYLLRVATARDEATRKLVLIR
- the recG gene encoding ATP-dependent DNA helicase RecG translates to MSVLDTDIEELQGVGKRRAEPLRKAGVQTFRDLLRTYPRRYLDRSTVTPIRQLVAGEPVTVVGVVQAKGMIPGRGGKRRLELRVQDASGGTLKCVWFRGATYIQRLFETGGRFAFHGKPEQYGRTFSLAHPDFDRLDDEGAALDTGRIIPLYPGGAALEKVGLNSRAFRRLVYGLIKEHGLEIPEVLPDWVCEEYDLIPGNVALRAIHFPKDRGELGRAMRRLKFEELFFLQLLLALTREQRAEVAGPAFRAPGEFARQFVTEVLPFTLTGAQQRAVEAIAADTMSGTQMNRLVQGDVGSGKTVVAVAAMMQALDSGFQSAFMAPTEILTEQHYANLKDYLEPLGVEVRLLIGGQRKKLREEILGDLKKGRAAVAVGTHALIEETVEFQNLGLAVVDEQHRFGVMQRARMFRKGSRPHMLLMTATPIPRSLAMTVYGDLDVTVIDERPAGRKPIQTKLYTEKRREEAYAFIKDQLRSGRQAYVVYPLVEESEKLDLKDAETGFENLQERFRPYRVDLVHGRMFAYEKEEAMDRFKSGETDILVATTVIEVGVDVSNATVMVIEHAERFGLSQLHQLRGRVGRGAEQSYCLLMADYKRSAEAEERLEAMLATDDGFVISETDLKLRGAGDFFGTRQSGLPAFKLADVVRDAELLSLAREAAFALVERDPDLRQAEHVETRRAFARTAPKSLGFARVG
- a CDS encoding TetR/AcrR family transcriptional regulator translates to MTQPSLTAQRRAEEKEQRRQSILDAAEHSIGRKGLDALTMGDIAEAARLSRGLVYVYFQDKIDLFNALAHQAMTELTSRFQAAVAAHEEGISQIRAVGHAYITFAYERPVLFEALARFETRELDPDEAEHHEAAMLGASHSTMETMIGAIAHGQADGSIRPDLDPAKTAVTLWGFIHGMIQVGSMKNAMLEQQFGFDSEALMGHAFEMADLMLRPS